A genomic segment from Fusarium keratoplasticum isolate Fu6.1 chromosome 10, whole genome shotgun sequence encodes:
- a CDS encoding Cutinase transcription factor 1 alpha, with protein sequence MDVEMSSGDAPPQAQPQPQQQEQPNQQSSTPAPSAAPAPPAPSTSTSTSTGAMSFRRQRASRACETCHARKVRCDAASLGVPCTNCVAFQIECRIPNPKRKKTQGTGSQANKDSDSDRGDGTEDPSPRPAAPTATSFAPRTPSVFHSHNGTPPTTLTEAQARKEEVDSGTYLDLVMKPKFTRAPITEAGRVAYLGESSNLTLLVHDRQGSADVVHYPLPENVRGSRARLTELDNVEIDILHQRGAFLLPPRALCDELIDAYFSWVHPIVPVINRTRFMRQYRDPKNPPSLLLLQSVLLAGTRACNNAQLMDANGSTTPAALTFYKRAKALYDANYEDDRVTIVQSLLLMGWYWEGPEDVTKNVFYWSRVATIVAQGSGMHRSVEQSQLSRSDKRLWKRIWWTLFTRDRSVAVALGRPVHINLDDADVEMLTEDDFIEDEQDRVSEYPPDPIHVQFFLEYVKLCEIMGLVLSQQYSVASKGRQRNAIDLTHSDMALADWLQNCPKIVYWEVPRHHFWSALLHSNYYTTLCLLHRAHMPPGGSARFPDPSPYPSRNIAFQAAAMITSIVENLAAHDQLRYCPAFVVYSLFSALIMHVYQMRSPVPSIQQVTQDRLRSCMSAMKEISRVWLVGKMVYALFESIIGNKVLEERLQKAEGKRHRKMRQTLTTQLEQHSRQAEAPKRKYDEMAIDFGTNTPQPQESYERSRPQTPSAVKAETNSMQPPPVTSPGARQSAADTFMGGTNSRPQTRPATPFNPSFSVPPTPPDLYLVTRNSPNLSQSLWENFQPDQLFPDSAAMPAFPNLSPIQTHTSLDHNAMGPVPGNGQGGMANQQAGQFQQRGNGILPQGFQGHNNMWQPNLDPNLPEGQSPDSWSSTSGQGQAVPTTLNVEDWFQFFGINGTDPNHLNLDIPLG encoded by the exons ATGGACGTGGAAATGTCGTCAGGGGACGCGCCGCCGCAGGCGCAACCGCAACCGCAGCAGCAAGAACAACCGAACCAGCAGTCGTCGACACCAGCGCCCTCGGCCGCGCCCGCACCGCCCGCTCCCAGCACATCGACGTCAACTTCGACCGGAGCGATGAGCTTTCGGAG ACAACGAGCGTCACGCGCATGCGAG ACATGCCACGCAAGAAAG GTTCGATGCGACGCGGCGAGCCTTGGTGTGCCCTGCACCAACTGTGTAGCCTTCCAGATTGAATGTCGCATTCCAAACCCTAAGCGCAAGAAGACTCAAGGTACAGGTAGTCAAGCCAACAAGGATTCAGATAG TGACCGAGGCGATGGCACTGAGGATCCTTCACCTCGTCCTGCCGCTCCGACTGCGACCAGCTTCGCCCCTCGGACGCCCTCTGTCTTCCACTCGCACAATGGCACTCCACCAACCACATTGACAGAAGCTCAGGCTCGGAAGGAAGAGGTTGATAGTGGCACATATCTCGATCTTGTTATGAAGCCCAAGTTCACTCGTGCCCCGATCACCGAAGCTGGGCGAGTCGCATACCTCGGCGAATCTTCCAATCTCACCCTTCTTGTTCACGATCGTCAAGGCTCGGCCGATGTTGTTCACTACCCGCTGCCCGAGAACGTTCGCGGCTCCCGAGCCCGTCTCACTGAGCTCGACAATGTCGAAATCGACATTTTACATCAAAGAGGAGCATTCCTACTTCCTCCACGCGCACTCTGCGACGAACTCATCGACGCCTACTTCAGCTGGGTGCATCCCATTGTGCCCGTCATTAACCGCACCCGCTTCATGCGGCAGTATCGAGATCCTAAAAACCCTCCATCGCTGCTACTTCTTCAGTCCGTCCTCCTTGCCGGAACTCGGGCCTGCAACAACGCTCAGCTGATGGACGCGAATGGTTCTACGACACCAGCAGCCCTAACTTTCTACAAGCGCGCCAAGGCCCTGTACGATGCAAACTACGAAGATGACCGTGTAACGATTGTCCAGTCGCTACTCCTCATGGGCTGGTATTGGGAAGGACCTGAGGATGTCACCAAGAACGTCTTTTACTGGAGCCGTGTGGCGACCATTGTTGCTCAGGGCTCGGGCATGCATCGATCTGTCGAACAGTCACAGCTAAGTCGCTCAGACAAGAGGCTGTGGAAGCGCATTTGGTGGACGCTCTTTACTCGTGACCGATCGGTGGCCGTGGCATTGGGCCGGCCTGTTCATatcaacctcgacgatgcGGACGTGGAAATGTTGACGGAGGATGATTTCATCGAGGACGAACAGGACCGCGTGAGCGAGTATCCGCCCGACCCAATCCACGTTCAGTTCTTCCTCGAGTATGTTAAGCTCTGCGAGATCatgggcttggtgttgtcacAACAATACTCGGTAGCCTCCAAGGGCCGGCAACGAAATGCCATCGATCTCACTCACAGCGACATGGCACTGGCCGATTGGCTTCAGAACTGCCCCAAGATCGTCTACTGGGAGGTGCCACGCCATCACTTTTGGTCCGCTCTCCTTCACTCGAACTATTACACGACGTTATGTCTTCTACATCGAGCCCATATGCCGCCAGGTGGCTCTGCACGGTTCCCCGATCCCTCGCCATACCCATCGCGAAACATCGCTTTCCAGGCGGCGGCCATGATCACATCGATCGTCGAAAACCTCGCCGCTCACGACCAGCTACGATACTGTCCAGCTTTTGTTGTTTACAGTCTATTCTCCGCTCTAATCATGCATGTTTACCAAATGAGGTCACCTGTGCCTTCGATTCAGCAGGTGACACAGGACCGGTTGCGCAGCTGCATGTCGGCTATGAAGGAGATATCGCGAGTCTGGCTGGTGGGCAAGATGGTCTATGCCCTCTTTGAGTCCATCATTGGAAACAAGGTGCTGGAAGAGCGATTACAAAAGGCCGAGGGCAAGCGACATCGAAAGATGCGTCAGACTCTCACAACACAATTGGAACAGCATAGTCGACAGGCAGAAGCGCCCAAGCGCAAATACGACGAGATGGCCATCGACTTTGGCACCAAtactcctcagcctcaggaGTCATATGAGAGGTCACGCCCACAGACGCCGAGTGCCGTCAAGGCAGAAACAAATTCGATGCAACCACCGCCTGTAACCTCACCAGGTGCACGACAGAGTGCGGCAGACACATTTATGGGAGGGACGAACTCGAGACCACAAACCCGACCAGCGACACCTTTTAACCCCTCATTCTCGGTGCCGCCAACGCCTCCAGATCTGTACCTTGTGACCAGAAACTCGCCGAACCTATCTCAGTCCCTGTGGGAGAACTTCCAGCCAGATCAGCTGTTTCCAGACAGTGCTGCTATGCCAGCATTCCCAAACCTATCGCCAATCCAGACGCACACTTCCCTCGATCACAACGCGATGGGGCCAGTACCAGGCAACGGGCAAGGCGGGATGGCTAACCAGCAGGCCGGGCAATTTCAGCAGCGAGGAAATGGAATTCTGCCACAAGGCTTCCAAGGGCATAACAACATGTGGCAACCAAATCTTGATCCGAATTTGCCGGAAGGGCAGAGTCCTGATAGCTGGAGCAGCACCTcgggccaaggccaagcggTCCCGACTACACTTAATGTGGAAGACTG GTTCCAATTCTTCGGCATCAATGGCACTGATCCAAATCATCTCAATCTTGATATACCACTGGGCTGA
- a CDS encoding Amino-acid acetyltransferase, mitochondrial, which yields MSWPRVWEKASRCGNCRPVPEPRIVVASHVASILRPRCRGFASQANSPKSCLGSGAARYMSAASVARAKKKVLDRDFIVSVLEVSPTKRDAKGYLQKYADKSPKSLAEAPKFFQGDEQQQTSSTPSKPLHVAIMKLRAPQELDTETLRGVANTLSQLRKLGLLSVVVIDCGADENRLTFEDQAFRLSEAIDGFGDIGARLVNNAIVRSEDNSPADVRVEDRGFMDRILRHRMMPVIPSLLSRSETQAPQPIDSNKVVLALTRYFAGLQSSGTVDSAGTKLSHPKTVALVERIIILDPLGAVPMTGRPGASHRFINLEQEYGSILKELMGPDGSPLAEESPLRASITAHAANLTLARDALAILPSTSSALITTPDAAANVVATTNRASPTLEDEPSFEFGGMVTTRRKKNPLLHNLLTDKPVFSSSLPITRAPANSGKAPVIGVSTGSTLLKRGMPLTIFPNPRENPWRPPEPGGPRLRLTDKDIDLPRLVHLIEDSFGRKLDVDDYLKRVNENIAGIIIAGEYEGGAILTWERPEGLDDQTAHEQGRYVPYLDKFAVLRKSQGSGGVADVVFNAMVRGCFPDGVCWRSRKDNPVNKWYFERSTGTSKLSGCNWTMFWTTPELDPRHPTLRDYESVCRGVEPSWADNKHILD from the exons ATGAGTTGGCCTCGCGTATGGGAGAAGGCCTCTCGCTGCGGTAATTGTCGCCCAGTTCCCGAACCGCGCATCGTGGTTGCTTCACACGTCGCGAGCATCCTGCGGCCCCGGTGCCGCGGCTTTGCTTCACAAGCCAACAGCCCGAAATCATGTCTCGGCTCCGGCGCCGCTCGATACATGTCGGCGGCATCCGTAGCCcgtgccaagaagaaggttcTTGACCGA GACTTCATAGTCTCTGTTCTGGAGGTGTCACCAACAAAGCGAGACGCCAAAGGTTATCTCCAGAAGTATGCCGACAAAAGCCCCAAGTCTCTTGCCGAGGCGCCCAAGTTCTTCCAGGGTGATGAGCAGCAACAGACATCATCTACTCCGTCAAAACCCTTACATGtggccatcatgaagcttcGTGCTCCACAAGAGCTCGACACAGAGACTCTTCGTGGGGTCGCAAATACCTTATCCCAACTACGCAAACTTGGCCTCTTGAGTGTCGTGGTTATCGACTGTGGCGCCGATGAGAACCGCCTCACCTTCGAAGATCAAGCATTCCGCCTCAGCGAAGCCATTGATGGGTTCGGGGATATCGGAGCACGTCTGGTTAATAACGCCATTGTGCGTTCAGAGGACAATTCGCCTGCCGACGTTCGGGTAGAGGACCGGGGCTTTATGGACCGCATTCTTCGACACCGCATGATGCCTGTTATCCCATCACTACTCAGCCGTAGTGAGACTCAGGCCCCTCAGCCGATTGATTCGAACAAGGTTGTTCTGGCTCTCACTAGGTACTTTGCGGGTTTGCAGTCTAGTGGCACAGTTGACTCGGCGGGCACGAAGCTGTCACACCCCAAGACTGTTGCCTTGGTCGAGAGAATTATTATCCTCGATCCGCTCGGAGCCGTTCCAATGACAGGCCGACCAGGCGCTTCACATCGGttcatcaaccttgagcaGGAATATGGATCTATCCTGAAAGAGCTAATGGGCCCAGATGGCTCACCTCTTGCGGAAGAGAGCCCACTCCGTGCCTCAATCACAGCGCATGCTGCGAACTTGACTCTAGCTAGGGATGCCTTGGCTATACTGCCGTCCACTTCGTCGGCTCTCATCACTACGCCTGATGCCGCGGCAAATGTGGTCGCTACTACAAATAGAGCGAGCCCAACGCTCGAGGATGAACCGTCTTTCGAATTTGGTGGCATGGTCACAACCCGACGCAAGAAGAATCCCCTCCTGCACAATCTGCTCACGGACAAGCCCGTCTTCTCATCGTCGCTCCCGATCACACGGGCCCCAGCAAATTCTGGCAAAGCACCAGTCATCGGGGTATCAACGGGTTCGACACTGCTCAAACGAGGCATGCCCCTGACGATATTCCCAAATCCCCGCGAGAACCCATGGCGTCCACCTGAACCTGGAGGCCCCAGGCTTCGCCTGACTGACAAAGACATCGATCTCCCCAGGCTGGTTCATTTGATCGAAGATTCTTTTGGACGTAAACTGGATGTCGACGACTATTTGAAGCGGGTTAACGAGAACATTGCTGGTATCATCATCGCTGGAGAGTACGAAGGTGGTGCCATCTTGACATGGGAACGCCCAGAGGGTTTGGACGATCAAACTGCACACGAACAAGGCCGCTATGTTCCGTATCTGGACAAGTTTGCCGTTTTACGAAAGAGCCAAGGTAGTGGTGGTGTAGCCGACGTTGTGTTCAACGCAATGGTTCGGGGCTGCTTCCCTGATGGCGTCTGCTGGAGGAGTCGAAAGGACAACCCGGTGAATAAGTGGTACTTTGAGAGATCAACGGGTACAAGTAAGCTGTCGGGTTGCAACTGGACAATGTTCTGGACGACGCCAGAATTGGATCCCCGACATCCAACGCTTCGAGATTATGAGAGCGTGTGTCGTGGTGTGGAGCCTTCATGGGCGGACAACAAACACATATTGGACTGA
- a CDS encoding BAR domain-containing protein has translation MDFSKNFGNIGKNLSSFGAQITPFASRTFQYTKEQLGQAEDKTQLPPDYIDLEKRVDALKQAHQKMLAVTSQYSNEAYDYPPNIKETFQDLGRTVSEKVHLLSSATSPAEAQAALVAPPTAKPQPKTFSHAVARASLSSSQLLHQHHTGAGEDPLATALEKYALASERVGEARLAQDAQIQSRFLAGWNTTLNTNLTFATRARKNVENSRLSLDAVKAHAKGTTFKLGGNAQGGEQHDEQELSPEAQEEIEKAEDEFVTQTEEAVGVMKNVLDTPEPLRNLAELVAAQIEYHKKAYEVLTELAPVIEGLQTEQEAAYRKSREESS, from the exons ATGGATTTCAGCAAGAACTTTGGCAACATTGGCAAGAACCTCTC CAGCTTTGGGGCTCAGATCACCCCCTTCGCGTCGCGCACCTTTCAGTATACAAAGgagcagcttggccaggctgAGGACAAG ACCCAGCTCCCTCCCGACTACATTGACCTCGAGAAGCGtgtcgacgccctcaagCAGGCTCACCAGAAGATGCTTGCTGTGAC CTCGCAATATTCCAACGAGGCCTACGATTACCCCCCTAACATCAAGGAGACCTTCCAGGACCTTGGTCGCACCGTCAGCGAAAAGgttcaccttctttcctctGCCACCTCCCCCGCCGAGGCCCAGGCCGCTCTCGTCGCCCCCCCTACTGCCAAGCCGCAGCCCAAGACCTTCAGCCATGCCGTCGCCCGCGCCAGTTTGTCTAGCAGCCAGCTGCTTCACCAGCACCATACCGGTGCCGGTGAGGACCCTCTGGCGACCGCTCTGGAGAAGTATGCGCTTGCATCTGAGCGTGTTGGTGAGGCCCGTCTTGCCCAGGACGCCCAGATTCAGAGCCGATtcctggctggctggaacaccaccctcaacaccaacctgACCTTTGCTACTCGCGCTCGCAAGAATGTCGAGAACTCCCGCCTTTCCCTggatgccgtcaaggctcATGCCAAGGGCACCACCTTCAAGCTTGGTGGTAACGCGCAAGGTGGTGAGCAGCACGACGAGCAGGAGCTGAGCCCCGAGGCccaggaggagattgagaaggccgaggatgagttCGTAACCCAGACCGAGGAGGCTGTCGGTGTCATGAAGAAT GTTCTTGACACCCCTGAGCCCCTACGCAACCTTGCCGAGCTTGTTGCCGCTCAAATTGAGTACCACAAGAAGGCGTACGAGGTGCTGACTGAGCTCGCCCCCGTCATTGAGGGCCTGCAGACTGAGCAAGAA GCCGCTTACCGGAAGAGCCGCGAGGAGTCTTCCTAA
- a CDS encoding Protein ARV, whose translation MQAGASGGACWVACASIIVGVAQLSCSCWRAAAEMPICIECRHPVKTLWTQYSGAGDKASGHNIRLTVCRNCGQFCDKYVEHDFVVLFIDLVLIKPQPSIVRLGILLLLFDVYLTWARIEKQTVPDAAPGESNLGKLAQQSIVFQYLFFLVFCALSTAAFHVSIRFLTSSTFSPLNALGILPRYSRPNSVSTALLVSSYSKLFPILMVIWEYDVPAAARSLGWAVVANNVEALRILLDCGYTTACLLAIAGAASRWVVGRVVLYAAGLADVDSIGGSNIAEDGRALWALMIYAKEWASRLAVG comes from the exons ATGCAAGCAGGTGCATCTGGAGGTGCTTGCTGGGTTGCATGTG CATCTATCATCGTTGGAGtagctcagctcagctgcagctgctggcGAGCCGCAGCCGAGATGCCCATCTGCATCGAGTGCCGACACCCCGTCAAGACGCTCTGGACGCAATACTCTGGAGCAGGGGACAAGGCTAGCGGGCACAACATCCGCCTCACTGTGTGTCGCAACTGCGGCCAGTTCTGCGACAAGTATGTAGAGCATGACTTTGTCGTGCTCTTTATCGATCTGGTGCTCATAAAGCCCCAG CCTTCCATAGTTCGTCTGGGGATCCTTTTACTTCTATTCGACGTCTACTTGACCTGGGCTCGCATCGAGAAGCAGACGGTGCCTGATGCCGCGCCAGGCGAGAGCAACCTCGGAAAGCTCGCGCAACAGTCAATTGTCTTTCAGTATCTCTTCTTCC TCGTCTTCTGCGCCCTCTCCACGGCGGCGTTCCATGTGAGCATCCGCTTCCTCACCTCATCCACCTTTTCACCTCTCAACGCCCTCGGCATCCTCCCTCGGTACTCACGGCCAAACTCGGTCTCGACAGCCCTGCTTGTCTCCTCCTACTCCAAGCTGTTCCCCATTCTCATGGTCATCTGGGAATACGACGTCCCTGCCGCCGCCAGGTCACTTGGCTGGGCCGTCGTGGCCAACAACGTCGAGGCACtgcgcatcctcctcgactgTGGCTACACTACGGCATGTCTTCTGGCCATCGCAGGCGCGGCTTCGCGCTGGGTTGTTGGCCGTGTCGTCCTGTACGCCGCTGGACTCGCCGATGTGGACTCGATAGGCGGGAGCAACATCGCCGAGGACGGGAGAGCATTATGGGCGCTGATGATATACGCGAAGGAGTGGGCCAGTCGGCTTGCTGTCGGATAG